In a genomic window of Astatotilapia calliptera unplaced genomic scaffold, fAstCal1.2 U_scaffold_102, whole genome shotgun sequence:
- the LOC113017327 gene encoding trichohyalin-like, translated as MFPRKKQPIQKDYAASPSWRGRPISPNGVSSFQRALEESRKENYLLQKKMQQIEEEKLQLEDKCRRMEAQNKELEERQQRQPDIKIINEGWGIKFAQSREQIVHLIKENRQKSAELKEMTNQLQDKKTMTDKIQRDLQYMDRRNQLLQRQLHEAVEEKKEFLQQKEEQDKKQRDMQHELKSMQEKYRMLKESLDETLRQNKDLLQQKEQQQERLKEGKRIVQDFESKNLKLQEFCNQLEDKATKVEEEKDKLEKRCSQMQRRIDQIARNNSELVKGILVEFNNLKRENTQMQAQKQQEDKIHEDLQLTLQEIQKRNEQLEDKHKEVQQRNADMHKDKLIQEATSKQLKDKLEEQQATLEEVEQRC; from the coding sequence ATGtttccaagaaaaaaacaaccaattCAAAAAGATTACGCCGCCTCTCCTTCCTGGCGTGGCCGGCCAATTTCCCCAAATGGCGTCTCATCCTTCCAAAGGGCGTTAGAGGAGAGTAGGAAGGAAAACTACCTTctccagaaaaaaatgcaacaaattgAAGAAGAGAAACTTCAACTGGAGGACAAATGTAGACGAATGGAAGCCCAAAATAAAGAGCTGGAAGAAAGACAACAGCGCCAGCCGGACATAAAAATTATTAATGAGGGCTGGGGAATCAAGTTTGCTCAGAGCCGAGAGCAGATTGTGCACCTCATTAAAGAAAACAGGCAAAAGAGTGCAGAACTAAAAGAAATGACCAACCAGCTCCAAGACAAGAAAACGATGACTGATAAGATACAACGGGATCTCCAATACATGGACCGAAGGAATCAGCTCCTCCAAAGACAGCTCCATGAAGctgtggaagaaaagaaagaattccTCCAACAGAAGGAAGAGCAGGACAAAAAGCAACGAGACATGCAGCACGAACTGAAGAGCATGCAGGAAAAATACCGCATGCTGAAAGAAAGCCTGGATGAAACACTGCGCCAAAATAAAGACCTTCTTCAACAGAAAGAGCAACAGCAGGAAAGACTGAAAGAAGGAAAACGTATCGTCCAGGACTTTGAGTCTAAAAATCTAAAACTGCAAGAGTTTTGTAATCAGCTGGAGGACAAAGCAACTAAagtggaagaagaaaaggacaaaCTGGAGAAACGCTGCTCACAGATGCAGAGAAGGATTGATCAGATAGCGAGAAACAACTCCGAGCTCGTTAAGGGGATTTTGGTGGAATTCAATAACTTGAAGCGTGAAAACACTCAAATGCAGGcgcaaaaacaacaagaagacaAAATACATGAAGACCTGCAGCTCACGCTCCAAGAAATCCAGAAAAGAAACGAGCAGTTAGAAGACAAGCACAAAGAGGTCCAACAGAGAAATGCAGACATGCACAAGGACAAGCTGATACAGGAGGCAACATCCAAACAACTCAAAGACAAGCTTGAAGAACAACAAGCAACATTGGAAGAGGTGGAACAAAGAT